Below is a window of Perca flavescens isolate YP-PL-M2 chromosome 12, PFLA_1.0, whole genome shotgun sequence DNA.
tatgaatgaacacatatggagttatgtacttaacaaataagtgtgaaataactgaaaacatgtcttatattttagattcctcaaagtagccagcctttgcttttttattaataaaggaaaacattccactaattaaccctgacaaagcacacctttaagtgaaaaccatttcaggtgactacctcatgaatctcattgagagaacaccaagggtttgcagagttatcaaaaaaagaaagtacataattccatatgtgttcattcatagttttgataaatagtcatgaaaataaagaaacacattgaatgggAAGGTGTGTCCAatcttttggcctgtactgtatgtcttgaACACACCCTTCTGTATGTAGTAGTGCTCACACCTTGGTCCAGCCGTGGTGATCCTCCAGGGTGTCGATGGACAGGGCGATTATtttaatgttgcgtttactgaaCTCGCTCCTCAGTCTTGCAATTCGACCCAGCTCTGTGGTGCACACCGGGGTGTAGTCTTTGGGGTGAGAGAACAGGATTCCCCATCTGGAATGGAAACCGAGATGGGTGAGCTACTGTCAGATGTATGTCCGGGTCAGTGCTTCTGCAATCTGGGGTTTCACAACCAGGTTTCAATCTGATTCCGTTTGCTTTCATCTGACATAAATGTCTAATATTGTGGTGAATGTTGTTTCTTATAGTTAGGTTGCACAATAGGCTAAGCTGCATGATGCATCTGCCAGCAAACCGACAGGATGTGACCTCTGTATCACTCAAATCTCGTCGTTTCAAAAACGACGAGAGAAGGGACTTTTCTCATGATGTCCGCAATGTGATTTTTCACCGTGATTGACTTCTGACCTGGTCAGCTTACTGATGCTTTTGATTTGGATCATCTCACTCTCTGATCAAGTACCCCATGACCTGGTCACAAACAGCTTAACTTGTTAGAttaatttgtctttttgtccaccacattatagattattatttttaatggcATTAGCACTTATAGGCAACAATACCACCATTATATGTGTACAGGGTTAGATACTATATGTATAAATTGTAAGCAAAGGTGTAAAGCAGAAGTCAGAAATCAGGaactgatctctctctctctctctctccctctcgtgAACTGAATTATCGATAAGCCTGCGAATCAATTACCAAAAATATCCATTCAGGAAGCCTACTTACGAATCACCGAGAAATTCGTGGAATTTAATTTTGCCATTGGTGGTCTCCGCCTCAAAATCAGGAAATGCATCTCCGAGCAGCAGTCCCGGCATGTTCAGTGTGACCGTGAAGGTGTTCCGTCTGTTCCGCAGCAGCTCTGATGACAGATGCgtaagatgaagaggaggcggAAACTTCCCGCTGAACCAGCTACTTTATTTACAGAAGCATACACTGTGAACTGCACAGGGCAGTTTATAATAGACCACATCCTGATTTGTACAATGCGGTGCGTTCAGGTCGCGTTTTGATTGGCGCAGCTGTTTCCAAATGACCAATTTACGCACGCACATAGCCCGGTTTCCTACCGAGGATTTAcatagtttattatttatttataagtgCAGCACTGGAACACTTCTCCACGATAATATACTAATGTATATTAAGCAATTTAATCATAAAATCGACAACATTCATAGAGCAGTGCATTTGTTTTTGAAGTTACACTTCAAAAAAGAAGTTCCTTTTAAACTCCATGCTAGTTTGATTACATGTTTATTGGAAGGACCATGAAGCCGCGTGACCAGAGCAACCCAGTTCTGAACTGGTGAGATCGTAACCCCTGTATGTATCCAGACCCTCCAGTTTGCAGGATGTTTTGCGTCGCAGCGCAGCAGGATTAAAGTCTTTACTGGACACAGGTGGTCGATAAAGAAGGGCGGATAGATCAAGTCTCGCACACGAACATGTCCTCACCATCGACCAGACGGAATAGTTGTCGTGGAGTTGTGCGTGGAAGCCGGGCATCATCTGAGTGCCATGTCCGCCGCCGGGGCTCCAGCTGTTCTTATTTTTCTTCTGGAGCGCAACCTGGAGACTTCTCCGTCCGTCTGAGCCAGCCGATATTCACTATAACGCTCCGGTTTTTGCTGGCGATAGATCTGTGGCTGTCCAAGCGGCTCGGAGTGTGCGCCTGTGAGGAGTCTCCATGTGGCAGCATACGGCCCTTGGTGCGGCTGGTGGAGTTCTCTGGGCATGTAATCCCGTGGCTCATCGGCACTGTGTACACTCTGCTCCGCGGAGAGAGTGTGGCGGAGCAAGAGATCATGCTGAATCTGGCCCTGGGTGAGCGAATGTGTGTTGATAGTTTGGATATTTGTTCATCAAGAATGACTCCAGTAGGCTT
It encodes the following:
- the LOC114566087 gene encoding phospholipid phosphatase 6, which encodes MSSPSTRRNSCRGVVRGSRASSECHVRRRGSSCSYFSSGAQPGDFSVRLSQPIFTITLRFLLAIDLWLSKRLGVCACEESPCGSIRPLVRLVEFSGHVIPWLIGTVYTLLRGESVAEQEIMLNLALALMLDLLLVRVVKTLVRRRMPAQNRSDILSNFFVERYSFPSGHATRAAMCARFLLAQLVDTASMWVLVVGWAALVSLSWLLLARHYVTDVGFGLAMGYCQYSLVERLWVTWDCLQDLLLM